The Thermodesulfobacteriota bacterium genome contains a region encoding:
- a CDS encoding ABC transporter ATP-binding protein, whose translation MTAPAEELSVSVRGLTKRFGDFVAVRDVTFSVRKGEIFGFLGPNGAGKSTTIRMLCGLLVPSDGEGTVAGFDLRTGREKIKQRIGYMSQRFSLYDDLTVEENIDFFGGIYGIPPDRKAERKDWVLGMSGLAGLRGERTAHLPAGFKQQLALGCALLHDPLVLFLDEPTSGVDPIRRRSFWDLIHELAGKGVTVFVTTHYMDEAEYCDRLCLIYRGELAALGTPEELKSRLMKEAVLEVRTGRPRETAEMLAGLPGIRGAALYGESVHAVAEDADEAVPRIRTALEEAGFPAGRVERIAPTLEDVFVSLVEERDRREEAIREVRR comes from the coding sequence ATGACGGCGCCGGCGGAGGAGCTCTCCGTCTCCGTTCGCGGGCTCACGAAGCGGTTCGGCGATTTCGTCGCCGTCCGGGACGTGACCTTTTCGGTCCGCAAGGGGGAGATCTTCGGCTTCCTGGGCCCCAACGGGGCGGGGAAATCCACCACGATCCGGATGCTGTGCGGCCTTCTCGTCCCGTCGGACGGAGAGGGGACGGTGGCGGGGTTCGACCTGCGGACCGGCCGGGAGAAGATCAAGCAGCGCATCGGGTACATGTCGCAGCGGTTCTCTCTCTACGACGATCTGACGGTCGAGGAGAACATCGATTTCTTCGGGGGGATCTACGGGATTCCCCCGGACCGCAAGGCGGAACGGAAGGACTGGGTCCTCGGGATGTCTGGGCTGGCGGGGCTCCGCGGCGAGCGGACGGCCCACCTCCCGGCCGGCTTCAAGCAGCAGCTCGCCCTCGGGTGCGCCCTCCTCCACGACCCGCTCGTCCTGTTCCTCGACGAGCCGACCTCCGGGGTGGACCCGATCCGGCGGAGGAGCTTCTGGGACCTGATCCACGAGCTCGCCGGGAAGGGCGTCACGGTATTCGTGACGACCCACTATATGGACGAGGCGGAGTACTGCGACCGGCTCTGCCTCATCTACCGCGGGGAGCTTGCGGCGCTGGGGACGCCGGAGGAGCTGAAGTCGCGGCTGATGAAGGAGGCCGTGCTCGAGGTCCGGACCGGGCGGCCGCGGGAGACGGCGGAGATGTTGGCCGGGCTGCCGGGGATCCGGGGCGCCGCGCTCTACGGGGAATCCGTGCATGCCGTGGCGGAGGACGCGGACGAGGCGGTCCCGCGGATCCGGACGGCGCTGGAGGAGGCGGGATTCCCCGCGGGGCGGGTGGA